In the genome of Vulpes lagopus strain Blue_001 chromosome 9, ASM1834538v1, whole genome shotgun sequence, the window GgaatcctctctctttctcattccccCGAAACGGCCCCAGGCAGTTTCCTAGCAGCTACGATTGCGGCTGGATAAGCAATTTACAGGCTGAAAATCTTGCCCAGAGTTAAAAGTTGGATGTGTAAATATCTCTGTTGCTGCGACCTAGCAAATAAGCTCCAGGCTGGATAATTGCAGAACTTGGTGGTAATGATACCAACGCTGAGTTCAATTAAGGACTATTTACAAAACCACCGGGGGAGGATTTTCCACTTTTTCTGAAACAGTAGGCGCCGACTAGAGGGACCTGCTATTTTACAGTATAAATCTATGGCTCGGATACACCATAAACTCCTTAGATACGGAGTCTGCAAACTCCATGACTTATTTGGATCCCCAGAGCTCAGTTTGCAACAAGAGAACATGAAGTTAACCGCTGAACGGCTCCAGAACAGATCTTCTGGGTGCaactttcctgagcctcagttgcttcatctggaaaatgtacGGTATTAATAGTCTGACGTCCTAAGTTTATTTTGAGATGACCTGAGATGATTGCTGGAAAGTGCCATTAGAATCATCAGCACGCTATGCCAGCTCCCGGCAGAGAGAAAGCACTCAATACATTTTAGCTACTGTTTTATCATCACTGATGCTGTTCCCAATACACACAGTTGCTTCCAGTCTGCACAGTGTACCCGCTCGAGAGGCCTGCCCTGAAATCCTCCTTGCCCAACTCTGCTTACTCAGGAAGTGAGCAGGTTTTCTCACACAGCTGAAGAGGGGTGCTGCTTCATAAAGCATGCAAGCATTCATTCAGGAGATGTGGGTTGAGTGTGCTCTGTGTGCTAGCACGCCGATGGGTGCCGGCTGTACAGAGGCGAATATGAGTCCCTGGCCTCGGGTCTGCAGGGGGGGCGATGAAGTGCATAGCAGTAAAGGCTCTACCAGCATTGATCCCTGGATGTTATGGAAACATAGATGAGAGGCCAACTCTACCCACAAAAGATCAGGGAAGGCTTGCTCTGGGTCATCTGGGGTTCCCGAGAAGGGTAGATGGTGAAGTCCTTATTAATCTCACACAAACCAGAAGAGAACCTTACTTCCTTCAGAGACTGTTGCGATAACCCATTTGTCTGACCCTTTTATCACAAAGCTCCATTATAGCTGGAAAtggagcttttaaaattaataacctAATGGTGGGAAGCATTTTCCCCTGATGCTTAGCATCTCTGGAGGAAATGCCACCGGGTGTTCACCCTACAGGGCCCTTTCAAGTTTTGCTTTTgcaaagagggttttttttttttttttaacaatgtggTAAGAGAGACCTCATCACCTCTCATATTCTTGTGACCTGGGCTCAAGGAGTGGCTCCAGGATTGACAACGACTAGATATAGCACAGTGGCCAGGTTTTCAGGGAGGAACACCTCCCTAGGCATTAGGAAATCTGGATTCTGTCCCTGACCACGCTGGCCAGGCATGTGCAGCCCTGCTCCATCACAACTTTCCTGTGATGGAAATGTAACTTGGGAAGGTATAACAGGTATTCCCAAACTCAGGTGAGCAATCACTGCTCGCCACATAcatctgcccttctcccctcactccttctcttgctcctccaactggaaaaacaaacaaaaatcccttcTGGAGTCCCCCTAAGCTTCATGTTACTCTTctatctctctttccttcattaCCCAGTAGCttgaaaaataattgttaaaatctTGATATCACACTATAGAAATGAAACCctgaatatttattatgttcaAGTACCTTCATGTGGCTTGATTCCCTTAATCCTAACACTTTATGGTATGTGTACTTTCCTTGTCCCTATTTTGTAGAACACTGAACCTTAACAATTTAAGTTGTGAGGCAAAATCACAGGGTTGGTAGGTGAGCGAGATTTGAAACCCAggctacaggggcacctgggtggtcagtcagttaagcatccgactcttggttttggctcaggtcatgatctcagattcctgggatccatgctgagcatggagccttcttgagattctctctccctctctctctctcccacttgtactctctctaataaataaataaatcttaaaaaagaaaaaagaaaaaccgaGCCTATGGACTGCAATGCAGGCTAAGTACTTggctttgtgtgtatgtgtcccAAACCCACCTTCCattctttcccccctccccagaatgttttcttctttgcacCATCTCCAGGTGGCCCAAGCATAGTGGACATTGATTAGATTTTGGTGCCCAGTATCCATTTCCTCTTCCTAAAAACACTTGGTTTCCCGTAGAGTGACCTCTTTCCCACTGGCTCTTGTTATGTGGGGCTGAAATCAGGAGCCTTGCCATCTCCTGGCGAAGGGACGGGGAGTGAGGCAGGCTGGAATCTGAATCATAAGCAGCAAAGTCGAGGAGGCTGGAAGAGTTTGGAATTCCGTTCAGTCCTGCTGAGTGTGCGCCAACAAATTCAGcaatcaagataaaaaatatttcaacacgATATTGTGTAAAAGAAAATTGATGCAAACATTCCAGGATGAATAAAATATCACACTTTTAAAAACAAGGGTCAGCATGACTGAATTTTCCTTTTGCCTCGGGATTCAGTACAGCCTGGCACGGCACCACTGGACATTTCCCCTTTGGGGGGGAGGGCCCTCCCGGCcttgccccccagcccctcacccctgcctcacACTCTGTTCCACTACCACAGGTGGATGCCCACGGGTGTTGGGGCTCTACGTCCTCCTTGGCTCTCTGGGTGAAAGCCCTTTCTCCTTCCACCCTCCTTGCTGTCGAACTCACCCTCGCTCGCCTCCTTCTCTGAatgtcagtttcttcatccataaaatggagatgataaatAGGATCTTGTCATGACCATTAAATGAACGTTACTATCTACACAGCTCCTGACTCCAGGTGAGCTCTCAAAGTGAGCACCAAACATCAACATCACTCCACAGTCGGCTGACATGCCTCCCACCACCCAAAGGCCAAGGTTGCTGCTTACGGTTGGCCAGATGAAAAATTCACACCTGGCTCCCCCACTCTGCATTTCTGACCACCCAAATCTCAGCTACGGACTCCTACagactcctcctcctctgctgctcAGTAAATTTTGGTGTCCTCTGGGGTTCTTGCTCAAATGTCTCTTCGATCTACACCCTCTCCAGGTCATGTCATAGACGCCCACAGCTTTACATGTTTCCTCTTGTCTGTGATACATCTGTGACATCCagatcctttttctttcttgttaaagattttatttattcatgagagacacacagagagaggcagagacataggcagaaggagaagcaggatccctgtggggagcctgatgcaggacttgatctcaggaccccgggatcatgacctgagccaaaggcagatgctcaaccactgagccacccaggtgtccctgtgacATCCAGATCTTGAGGCCCAAATTTCCAAATGCTCACTGGATGTCTCACCTGTGTCTGCCTACCACTAGGAATATCACTAGTACGAGCAAGCACAGAATGAAGACTAACTAGCATCCACACGGAGCCAAGCACTTGACACGGATTACTTGATTTCATCAAAAactccatttcacagaggaaaagcaaaacaagaacacaaaacaaaacagcacaaCAAAATAGAAGCCGACAGAAGGGAAGAAAGTTGACTAAGGTCACGAACCAGGGAAGTGGCGGAACCAGGATCTGAACCCTGTAGACGTGACTCCGCCATTGGGAATAGGTGCTCCTGCTATTTGGACGTCAGACTGTCCAAAGTCACACTTTTTAAGTGACATCCTGACAGGAGGGAAAGATGATAGAGCAGTTGTTCTCAACTAGAGAACGCTTTGCAGAGTCTGGTGACATTTCTGTTGTCACAACTGGGCTGTGGCTACTGGCATCCAGGGGGTAGagcccagggatgctgctgaacatcctgcAAAGCACAAGAAGCCCCCACAACAATGAATTGCCCAGTAGGTTTACCCCAAGGACAAGAGCCCTGCATCGGAGAAGTCGGAATAAAGCAAGACCATGAGAAGCTAGTAAAGGGTGTTAGCCATCTAGATGCTTTCCCACCAACCACGCAGGTCCCCCgcctccctcttcccaccaccCTCAAGCCCACCACCTCCCCATACCCCAGGCAAAGCCGCTAACTCTTACCCACCACCCACACTGCCTTCCCAGCACAAAGCACAAACAGGAACTCATTATCTTCCGCCTCGAACCCCTCCCCTCCCATGCTCTTTATCATGGTTAAAAATACCTCCCTCCCCCTCACAGGTGAGCACCATTGGCCCCCTCCCGTGTTCTCACCACCGCCCCCCACTCTTCCTCCAACCTTCAGTCATCAAGCTGTGCCTGTTCTGGCTCCCCAAATCTTCCCTGCTCATCCTCCCCTTTGCCACTTGGCTTACCTACTTTGGGCCAAAACAGCCTCCCGTGCCATTTCTTTTCCAGTTATGGGGCTGAAGTCACTTTGTATTCATCCACATTGGAATGGATTATTCTCACCCAGTGCATGAATGTCAGGAGGAATTAAACGAGGGGGCCTTAAGAGCCCACCTAACCCCTGGTTGAGGAATCCGAGGTCAGCTCACCGTGGGACTGGGTCCGTCCTTAGCCCCTGACCCTCTGCTCCAGTGGAGGAGGTGGTCCAGGCCCTGTCCCACTcacctccccctcccgcccctcctcATCCTCAGCGCCTGTTCCACCAGTACGCCCTCTCCCACTCTCCTGGGACCTTCCCATCAACCACAGATGCTCACTCGCCCACCCGTCTTTACAGAATCCTCCACCCTCACCTCCCACTAGCTATAGACAGCCTTGTTTCTGAAAAGAGTTGTCTACACTTGCTATCTCCCACTCGCTCCTCAACCCACTGCAATCTGGCTTCCAATCCCTGTACTCCATTGAAACAGCTCTGGCAAAAGTTATCAGCCTTCTAATTGTCCAATAAAATGCACACCTGCTTTCCAATCCTTAAATGACTCAACTTTCTGGGGCATCTGAGTGTTGGCCATTTCTTACCTTTGACGAAATTTCTTCCCTTATCCTTGGCTTTCCTTCCACTTCCCTTCTAGGCTCCTCCGTCTCAGCCTCCCTTGGAAGCACCTCTTCCTCCGTCTACAGTGCCCCTCAGAGGTCAAGCCTGATCCCACTATCTTCTTGGTCCACACATTCCACTTGAGCGAATTCACCCACAGCTCGCACCCATAGCTTTAACCATCAGGAGACGCAGTATAGGGTGGTGGTTAAAAGCCTGAACTCCAAAGCTCCTCTGTGCACGTTTAGCCTTGGGCCAGTTACCGAAcacttctgtgcctcagtttcctcaactgtaaaatggtgCAAAGCTTTTCAGTCTCATTGCTTTCTGTGTCTGAACATGCACTTTTGCTCAGACCATGCTGAACCTTGTACAACTATATTATATGCCCATACTTGTGCTCCGTTTTTGCTCAGGCATATAGGGGGTGCCTGGGGAACAAATCTGTGAATAAACGAAGGAATGTTGCCCTGGATTGGGCTCccccagaaataaactctgaGATAAGGAATTGGGTGCAGCTactttatttgggaggtgatttgTCCCAGGGAGAATGAATGAgcgagaaagagaggaaagagacaaAAGGCATAAAGAGTGGATTAATGGGCAGCCcggagggctcagcggtttagcgccgccttaagcccagggcctgatcctggagacccgggatggagtcccacgtcgggctccttgcatggagcctgcttctccctctgcctgtgtctctgcccctttctctctctgtgtgtctctcatgaataaatacaatctttaaaaaaaaagtggattatTAACCGGTGGATTACTATTAGGGGACAAGTGGACCCAGTTCCATTGGAGATCCCTGAGGAACTGTGCCAAAAGCACTTTAGCACCATCTATGAACTAGGAAATGGGTTCTCACCGGACACCGAATCTGTTCGGACTTATCTTGGACTTCCCGGCCTTCGAAACTGTGAGATAtgaatttgtgtatgtgtgtgtataaagactttgtttgtttgtttatgagacacagagatagtgcgagagagcacgagcagggaggaggagaaggagaagcaggctccccactgagcagggagcctggtgcaggactctatcccaggaccccgggatcatgacctgagccaaaggaaggcagatgcttcacggactgagccacccgggtgtccctctgTGTTGTTCATAAGTCACCTTGTCTGTGGtattgttacagcagcccaagctgCTAAgatacacccccaccccccgtgctGACTTAGGAACCCTTCCCATGCTCTCTATAGTCCCCGGGGTCCCTTGGGCATACCTCTAGGAGAGGAATCCTCTCCCTGCTTCCTAAATAGAACCTTCTGGTCTATCTTCCTTGGAGAGCAAGAATAGCTCATCTCTGCAGATCTAGTGCCCAGAAGTTTTTCGAGCACATTACAGGCATTTAACGACTGCCTTTTAATGAATTCAAGTTCATCTTGCTCAGGGCCCCACTCAGAGTATGCGGTCAATAAATGCAgactcctttcctctccctccaagTCAAAGAGTTTGccatgggacttttttttttttttaataataaatttattggtgttaaatttgccaacatacagagtaacacccagtgctcatcccgtcaagtgcccccttcagtgcccgtcacccagtcacccccaaagttaagacatacttagataataatacacttacacttgccATGGGACTTAAGAGAGGGCTCACCCAGCGAGCATATGATGTGATAAATACGTGCCTTAAAGGAACAGAAGTGCCGGGGGGGAGCACAAAGGAGGGAAGAGTTAACTGGGACTGTCCCAAGGAGACTGCAGTTACGTCATCCGACAGTCTTAATTACTTATGCCTTTAACTTTCCAGAAGCATTAATAGAGCCGTCTAGTGCTTCTTCCATTACACTGGGCTTTCTCATCTGAGCGCCTCCCCATCAAAGCGGAAGATACAGGATACTAAGGGACAGAGTGAACCGGTCACTCTAATCTTGTTTGCCCCTTTCATTCATGTGACATGACTTTGGGGAGGGTCTCCTGTGGGCCAGCCACTCTCTTCCTGGCACTGGCATGCAGGAGTGGTGGAGACGGCTGCAGCCCGCTCTGGTGCAGCTTGCCCATGCAGGGGGagacagatgacaaataagcagcTAAATAGGATCAATTAAGGAGTGGCAGGAGCTCTGAAGCAATGAACAGGGCCTGCAATGTGCGGGAGAGGTAGGGGTGGAAGCGGGTGCCAAAGACAAGTTGACCAGGTGGCGGGGGAAAGCCCCCTCTGAGGAGCTGACTTCTGAGCTGTGAGCTGAATGCCAAGAACAGCCATGTGCAGAGTCTTCCAGGCGGAGGGAACAGCAGCTGcaaagggcctggggcaggaccCTGGTGCCAAGCCCAGAGTTGGTCTCAAGGCTTCTGACCCCTGAAAAACTGTTGCAGGAGAGAGACCATCTTGCATCTAGAACTGACGTGGAGCGGAGGGGCTGACACCCAATTTTCTGTTCCCGGCAAGTTCATTTCAAGCTTCTGTTTTCACTCAGGGGCATGTTGTTCCCTCTTCAAAGTCTGACTGGGTTTCAAAGGAATTTGAAAGACTTACAGCAAAGCCACCAAGCTGCATCCTCCAGGTAGAAACGCCTAAATGCGGTTTCCCCATGCCTGTGGGAAACCACAGAGaatcattccccccaccccccacccccgctgcccaGTCGTGGCCTGACTGGTCAGAGatttactttgcttttctcaAGCTTCCTGAAGCCCctcctgacttttatttttatgtattttttttttcctctcctgacTTTTAAAGAAACCCCCACAAACGTCCAGACTCCTGGGTTAAGAGCAAAATCCCCAAATTCCGTGAGATTTGTGAGTTTCGTATTTCACCAGAAGGGGGTCTGCAGAAAGCAGTTTCTCAAACGctgcaaagaaagacaaataatcaCTCGGTGATTAGGAAGAAAACGAAATCCTAAGGCTTCCTAAGCGGACACAGACAGGCCCAGCACGCTCGCTGGCCCCGAGTTAAAACCTGCCTTTCTCAGAGGTCTCCCATGGTTAAGGATCCTCGGTGTGAGCATTTACAAAAAGTGCCAGGCCCCGTCTGAACATCTGATTTCCAAGTCAAACCTGGGAGAGGGTGGTATTACCAGCTCACTTAGCGGGTGAGGACACGGAGGCCCAGAGGagttaggtgacttgcccaagggaACAcagccaggaaaacaaaacaaaaccaaaaaacaaacaaacaaaaaaaggcaaaaaccagATTCTCACCGGCATCAGGGTCTGACATCCAGTTTACTGTCCCTACTCTCCTGATGGAGAAcatccctgccccctgcccttgGACGCAAATGAAATTAGCAGAGGGAGAGCtctgaaaggggggggggggcagccaggTAAAGTGTTGCAAACCGGGGCAGGAGGCGGCAGGGAGGTGGCAGGCCGGGTCTCCGCGGGCCCCCTCCTGGGTCGGGGCGCAGGTGGGGGCCTGCCAAGGCCAAGGTTCCGACTGAGCAGCTCCGGGCCCCTGCACCTCCGAGCGCGCAGCAGGCGGGGCGCGCAGCAGGCGGGGCGggaggaccccccacccccgcccccgcccccgcccccaaccgGGGCCGGCGGGCCAAGGGTTAAGCGAGGCGGGAGCCCCCGGCGCGGGCCGGGAATGCTTAGTCAGGATCCCGATTTCCTGTCGAAGTGCTGGGATTTCCTGCGGCCCGAgcgcccgcgccgccgcggcCTCCTCCCCCGGCACATGGTCGCCCGCCCCTTCCTGCGCCGCTGCGCTCCGCTCGGCTCCcgcgcctcccgccgccgccctccGTCCGCAgggccgcccgcgcccgcccggggCTGCGGCGCGCGCCAGCCATGGAATGATGCCCACGGCCCgcccggtcccggtcccggtgAGTCGGGCTCGCCGCGCCCCGCAGGCGGCGGGCTGGGCTGCGCGCTGCGCCCCGGCGGTGCGCcccgggcgcggggagggcgcgggccGCGGGCTGCAGGGGGGCGCCctggggcgcggggagggggcggggggctccgcgCGCCCCCCCGGGGAGGCTCCGGGGCCCCGCGGCGCCCGGCTTTGTCTCTCGGGGCGAGGGAGGAAAGTTCCCCGCGTTCCTGGGCAGGCGGCCCGGGCCCCCTCCccatccatccccatccccatccccatccccatccccatccccatccccatccccatccccaccaccaccccggccccgcaggccccaggcccctggaCTTTTTTAGAGCAACGGAGACGAAACGAAGCGGGGGGATTGGGGGGCTTGGGGGgcttggggggcctgggggggttGGGGCGGTTGGAGATTCGCAGCCGCGGGGCTCGGGGATGGCTGGCGGGAACCCTGGAAAGGGCTTGTGTGTTTCCCGCGCGTAGCCTTTGGGGACCTGCTGCATTTTCGGAGGCGCGACGTgaagtttgaaaagaataaaagaaactcGCCGGCGTGTCTGGGATCCTGCGGTTTTCCTACAATCCCGGGAGTTTTTCTGGGGCGTTCCTAGAGCGGGCTCCTCGCTTAGAGGATTGATTCATTCCGGGAgcgcaggggtgggggttgggggggatggatggacggacggatggacggatggatggatggacggatggatggatggacggatgcaGACCCTCCCGTGGTCTGCAGCGTGTTCTCCGCCGTTTACCTGCGCGCATccgaaagaaagagcaagaactTTGTTCCACTTCTTGCGTAGATTTCGGTCAGGTTGTCTGGGCAGGACGCTGGGTTCTGGGATGACAGCGGGGCCAGGGCCGCTGAGCAGTGTTGGGCTGGTGAGACACCATTGGTTTTGAGACCTGTTTTCTCTCTGCTGAACCCTGCACCCCAGGGCCTTTTCTGGTTTGCGATGGGAGGTCTGTGGACTGTTCAGCCAAAAGATGGAGGTTTTTTGGAAAACAGCAAATCCGCACGgtttagaaagagaaagggtTTCCCTTAACGACTGTTTCAGCCCCGTGTTGTCCGGCATGTGGGGTTGGGAGAAGTGACCTCGCTTGCCCCAGGTGGCCTGGGCCGCCTTCGGACTCCCAGTCCAGTGCTCCCTTCGCTGTGGCAGTTTCTGGTCTGAGAGCCATGAGACATTTGGGAATATGTCTTATTTGCATTGTAACCCTTGTTGTTTTACTCCTTCCCTTGTTCTGTCCTATTACTGCTGCTGCTTTTGAGATGTGTGGCTATCTCAAACTCTGTATTTTGAgagtgagttaaaaaaaaattccctagcCCCGTACTGTTCAGCCACCAAATGGATTTGAAACCTAAAATGGGTGGCTTATTACATAGGGGATTACTTTTCTCTATCCCATTCTTTTGTGAAAAATAGCAAGTCctaagtccaaaaaaaaaaaaaaaagggtggtaTCTTAGCACGAAATATACCCGCATGATGCTCCCTGGACTTGATTCTCAGCCCTCCCGTTTCTGGTGAGCTAAGCAGCCCATCTATTTTTCTACTTAGGAGAACTCGGAGTGgctggtttttcatttttagtatgtGATAATGTCGGAGAGAAAGGACTTGTTCGCAGGCTTGCCATTTGGTGAAGGAAATTGAAATTCTCTCCACCTCTCACCAGCCATAGGGAGCCAGATTTTCAAAATCAGTCAGAGACTTGTAGGCCCCAAAACGAATGTGTGCATCCAAATGGGGCCCTCCCTCGCCTCTGGTGAGGACCCACCTCCCAGCTGGCATCTCCTGGCTGCACCCACGGGGCTGACGTctaaagggaaaaggagattcACGTTACCTGGAACAGTGTTGTTACTGAATTTTCCCTGCCTGTTCTCACTTGGGTTTTACTGGGTCCTGCCACCCCGttctcatttttccctctcttgttTCCTCACCGTTCTCTCCCAGTCGCTATACCTGGCATGGGCTCGAAAAGAAGTCTTTTCTGTAGGATGCACAAGTGATCCCCATGTAAAGCAGTGGTGATAAGGACAGCTAACATGTATTGAGCACTTGCTCGATGCCCTAGGCGTGTCACCTGCCAAGAAGTCCCAAGGAGGAGAGGGAACTCCTTTGGGAGCCTTGCCCAGAAAGGATGGCACTTTTCAGATTCATCTGGAATtgactcattctttcattcatccaGTCCCCGTTTGCTAAGTGGCTCCCCCGTGGGAGGTGCCAGTCCTGCAAAGATGAATAGGACCCTGTGTTCAAGGCCTTCTGTTTCCAGCCTCATCCTTTGGTGTCAGCTTCACACTTGCTCTTTTGGTTAGTCAGTTCAGCAAGCTTGTatttgagcacctgctctgtgctagCACCCGATAAAAGTCCTGAGGATACTGCGCCGAGCAAGATaggcccggccccgccctcgTGGA includes:
- the LOC121498560 gene encoding translation initiation factor IF-2-like, yielding MDGEGARAACPGTRGTFLPRPERQSRAPRGPGASPGGRAEPPAPSPRPRAPPCSPRPAPSPRPGRTAGAQRAAQPAACGARRARLTGTGTGRAVGIIPWLARAAAPGGRGRPCGRRAAAGGAGAERSAAAQEGAGDHVPGEEAAAARALGPQEIPALRQEIGILTKHSRPAPGAPASLNPWPAGPGWGRGRGRGWGVLPPRLLRAPPAARSEVQGPGAAQSEPWPWQAPTCAPTQEGARGDPACHLPAASCPGLQHFTWLPPPPFQSSPSANFICVQGQGAGMFSIRRVGTVNWMSDPDAAFEKLLSADPLLVKYETHKSHGIWGFCS